The following proteins are co-located in the Pomacea canaliculata isolate SZHN2017 linkage group LG10, ASM307304v1, whole genome shotgun sequence genome:
- the LOC112574282 gene encoding LOW QUALITY PROTEIN: histamine H3 receptor-like (The sequence of the model RefSeq protein was modified relative to this genomic sequence to represent the inferred CDS: deleted 2 bases in 1 codon) encodes MLMIPWGEVLYGLPILLWELTFGPTIAPGSTPAFSPDYYNTHAQSAGFMSGDMVSSNDNSSTGTPVDSNAAPFSPTATVVVGLLTSLMALLTIVGNGFTLVVFALSRSLRKFGHFFVINLAIADLAIGVLAMPPGIHYLLTGTWQGGHAFCKFWLIWDYVTTAASSLCICVISIDRYLLVVHPLLYRRIQSKSLQVIMLAIPWGVVLLLYVPSILCGSCRSGPRFGQEPVTHRFLITFHFFFLHSSWSSLSLIPSTITSVLIFWSLRRHLRKVSDLFISSRNFRYSGEMRDQGLSEKRARRVKILTIQSPRQLSARGSKISSGSQEDITTNDVVDLTSEVKGHTQSFVDDTGDAEDATTKLNSSRAQPGSMASSADRRSVKSSGLPMLLPRCRARKDIRVALSLFVLVLVFTICWIPYEIIALVMVGCHDCVNKDLYAFSSWLLWFNSTINPVLYLILHTRFREAAAIVIAGCWECESCHS; translated from the exons ATGCTTATGATTCCTTGGGGAGAGGTTCTCTACGGTCTGCCCATCCTCTTGTGGGAGCTCACTTTTGGCCCCACAATCGCACCAG GCTCCACGCCAGCATTTTCACCAGACTATTACAACACACATGCGCAGTCTGCTGGCTTTATGTCAGGTGATATGGTTTCGTCAAACGATAACTCGTCTACAGGGACACCTGTTGACAGCAATGCGGCTCCTTTCTCGCCGACCGCCACCGTCGTCGTGGGGTTGTTGACGTCCTTGATGGCTTTGCTCACCATCGTTGGTAACGGTTTCACACTCGTCGTCTTTGCCCTCAGCAGGTCACTTAGAAAATTCGGCCACTTCTTCGTCATCAATCTAGCG ATTGCCGACCTGGCTATTGGCGTATTGGCAATGCCTCCGGGCATCCACTACCTGCTGACTGGCACCTGGCAGGGCGGCCATGCCTTCTGTAAGTTTTGGCTCATTTGGGACTACGTCACAACTGCTGCATCATCTTTGTGCATCTGTGTTATCAGCATCGACAG ATATCTCTTAGTCGTTCATCCTCTTCTGTACCGGCGAATCCAGAGCAAGAGCTTGCAGGTCATAATGCTTGCAATTCCTTGGGGAGTGGTTCTTCTTCTTTACGTTCCGTCTATCCTTTGTGGGAGCTGTCGTTCGGGCCCAAGATTCGGCCAGGAACCTGTCACGCACCGTTTTCTGATAactttccatttcttctttttacattCATCGTGGAGTTCGCTCTCCCTTATACCCTCA ACCATCACAAGCGTGTTGATTTTTTGGAGTCTCCGAAGACATTTGCGCAAAGTGTCTGACCTCTTCATTTCATCCCGAAACTTCAGATACTCCGGTGAGATGCGAGATCAAGGCCTCTCGGAGAAGCGTGCACGCAGAGTGAAAATACTCACCATTCAGTCCCCCAGACAGCTGTCAGCGCGGGGAAGCAAGATCTCAAGCGGTTCCCAAGAGGATATAACGACAAACGACGTCGTAGACCTTACGtcagaggttaaaggtcacacACAGTCTTTCGTGGACGACACTGGCGATGCTGAAGATGCGACGACCAAGCTGAACTCAAGCAGAGCACAGCCTGGCTCGATGGCGAGCTCGGCCGACAGGAGGTCTGTAAAGTCCTCAGGCCTGCCCATGCTCTTGCCAAGGTGCCGCGCGCGCAAGGACATCAGGGTGGCGCTGTCGTTGTTCGTGCTGGTGTTGGTCTTCACCATATGTTGGATACCCTACGAAATTATCGCACTCGTGATGGTCGGCTGCCACGACTGTGTGAACAAGGATCTCTACGCGTTTTCATCCTGGCTTCTGTGGTTCAACTCTACCATCAACCCCGTGCTGTACCTGATCCTGCACACGCGCTTCAGGGAGGCGGCGGCCATCGTCATAGCGGGATGCTGGGAGTGTGAGAGTTGTCATTCTTAG
- the LOC112573643 gene encoding histamine H3 receptor-like — protein sequence MSGDMASSSDNSSTETPVDSNEAPLSYSATVVVGLMASVLSLLITVGNSFTLIVFALRKSLRKFGDFFIINLAVIDFILREENRTSAPCVDCRPGYRRDVNPSLHPYLLTGTWQAGFSYCKFWLLWDYVTPAASTFCICVISIDRYLLVVHPLLYRRIQSTRLLVIMLAIPWGGVFLIFGPSILLWELTFGPKIAPGVCHVPFSDYLPFLLFTSFVEFIIPFTVVAMTNVMLFLRIRTRMRTKVSDHFTPSPTHKSTAEVRDQDRSEQKATRVAVFTTQTASHLSPWKASTDKVSQEGSTTNNVVNLGLEVEDHTNTSMDDTGDVGEATTKQSSRSHSED from the exons ATGTCAGGTGATATGGCTTCGTCGAGCGATAACTCGTCTACAGAGACACCTGTTGACAGCAATGAGGCTCCTTTGTCGTATTCCGCCACCGTCGTCGTTGGGTTGATGGCGTCCGTGCTGTCCTTGCTCATCACCGTCGGTAACAGCTTCACGCTCATCGTCTTCGCCCTCCGCAAGTCGCTCAGAAAATTCGGCGacttcttcatcatcaatcTAGCGGTGATTGACTTTATcctt CGAGAAGAGAATCGAACGTCTGCTCCCTGTGTAGATTGCCGACCTGGCTATCGGCGTGATGTCAATCCCTCCTTACATCCCTACCTGCTGACTGGCACCTGGCAGGCCGGCTTCTCCTACTGTAAGTTCTGGCTCCTTTGGGACTACGTCACACCTGCTGCCTCGACTTTCTGCATCTGTGTTATCAGCATCGACAG ATACCTCTTAGTCGTCCATCCTCTTCTGTATCGACGGATCCAGAGCACGCGCTTGCTGGTCATCATGCTTGCGATTCCCTGGGGAGGGGTGTTTCTTATCTTCGGTCCGTCCATCCTCTTATGGGAGCTGACCTTTGGCCCCAAGATCGCACCAGGTGTCTGTCACGTGCCGTTTTCCGATTACCTTCCATTTCTGCTTTTCACGTCTTTTGTGGAGTTCATCATCCCTTTCACTGTCGTAGCCATGACCAACGTAATGCTCTTTCTTAGAATCCgaacacgcatgcgcaccaaGGTGTCTGACCATTTTACCCCATCGCCAACCCACAAATCCACGGCGGAGGTTCGAGATCAGGACCGCTCCGAGCAGAAAGCAACGCGAGTGGCAGTGTTTACTACTCAGACTGCCAGCCACCTGTCACCGTGGAAAGCAAGCACAGATAAAGTCTCCCAAGAGGGTTCAACGACAAACAACGTTGTCAACCTTGGGTTAGAGGTCGAAGATCATACAAACACCTCCATGGACGACACAGGTGACGTTGGGGAGGCGACGACCAAGCAGAGCTCAAGAAGCCACAGCGAGGACTGA